In the Candidatus Methanosuratincola sp. genome, TAAGGACGAAGATGGTTCCGTTCTTCAGGAGCCGCCCCAGCAGGGTGCTCGTCGCGGGAAGCCTTGCAATAGTGGCTGTTGGGCTTCTTATCCCGTTCTCCCCTATCGGGCAGTTCTTCGAGTTCGTAATACCGCCGGCGGAGTTCTACGTCTTCCTCGCCCTAGTCCTGGGGGCATATTTCCTCCTGACAGAGCTCGTGAAGACTTGGTTCCATAAACGGTACCGCCTTGCCATGAACAGAACCGCTTAGTCCGCGCCGGATTTTCCCATGATTTCATTCCAGGCAGGAAAGAGAAGATCGTCGACCGGGGCTTACCAGCGATAGAGTTAAAATGTCTCTCACTTAGAAAATGATCTGGTGTACTTATTCTATGAAAGTGCCCGAAAACATACGTGATGCCTTCGCCAAGGCACTCAAGTACAGGCGGGCAGTGGTCGGGACGGCCTCGAAACAAGGCATTCCAAACGCTGTCCCCATAGGGGTCGGTAGGTTTGTCGACGAAGAGACCCTCTGCCTTGTGGACAACTACTTCCTTAAGACGCGGAAGAATCTCGAGGAGAATCCCTACGCCGCAGTCACATTCTGGGTGTCCGAGGAGAAGGAAGGCAAGATAATCACCAACGAGGGTTACCAGCTGAAGGGCAAAGTTGAGATCCAGACCAGCGGCGAGCTTTACGAGAAGATCAGGGCCGAGACCAAGGCGATGAGGGCGGACTTCCCGGTGAGGGCGATCGCCCTTTTGAGGGTGGATGAGGTCTACGATGTGAAAGCCGGTCCCACGGCAGGAAAAAGGATACTCTAAGGCGAAAAAAGAAGGCCTCCGCATGTCCCCCCCTCCTTCTGACCCACATGGCTTCTCAGGCAGG is a window encoding:
- a CDS encoding pyridoxamine 5'-phosphate oxidase family protein, which codes for MKVPENIRDAFAKALKYRRAVVGTASKQGIPNAVPIGVGRFVDEETLCLVDNYFLKTRKNLEENPYAAVTFWVSEEKEGKIITNEGYQLKGKVEIQTSGELYEKIRAETKAMRADFPVRAIALLRVDEVYDVKAGPTAGKRIL